One Micromonospora sp. WMMD1120 genomic region harbors:
- a CDS encoding glycoside hydrolase family 11 protein, whose protein sequence is MSDTSHTPITPGRRGRMRLLLGAACAVALAVTGTVTATNAYAEADRTVSSSTTGTHNGYYFSFWKDSGNASMTLRENGRYSSSWDRSTNNWVGGKGWATGNRRTVSYSGSYNPGNNNTYLALYGWTRNPLIEYYVVENFGNYNPSSGAQRLGTVTTDGGTYDILRSQRVNAPSIDGTQTFYQYWSVRQQKRSSGTITTANHFDAWARAGLNLGSNHSYQIMATEGYQSQGSSDINVWEGGGGNPTTPPTTGNPGTGNCTAVLSAGQSWGDRFNLNVAVSGTNNWVVSLGLGGGQSIQNSWNASVSGTSGTVTARPNGNGNNFGITIMANGNWNWPTVSCRTS, encoded by the coding sequence ATGAGCGACACCAGCCACACCCCGATCACCCCGGGAAGACGCGGCCGCATGCGGCTGCTCCTCGGCGCCGCCTGCGCCGTCGCCCTGGCGGTCACCGGCACGGTGACGGCCACCAACGCGTACGCCGAGGCCGACCGCACGGTCAGCTCGAGCACCACCGGCACCCACAACGGTTACTACTTCTCGTTCTGGAAGGACAGCGGCAACGCCAGCATGACGCTGCGCGAGAACGGCCGTTACTCCAGCAGCTGGGACCGGAGCACCAACAACTGGGTCGGCGGCAAGGGTTGGGCCACCGGCAACCGGCGTACGGTCAGCTACTCGGGCAGCTACAACCCGGGTAACAACAACACCTACCTCGCCCTGTACGGATGGACGCGCAACCCGCTCATCGAGTACTACGTGGTGGAGAACTTCGGCAACTACAACCCGAGCAGCGGCGCCCAGCGGCTGGGCACCGTCACCACCGACGGCGGCACCTACGACATCCTGCGCAGCCAGCGGGTCAACGCCCCGTCGATCGACGGCACCCAGACGTTCTACCAGTACTGGAGCGTCCGCCAGCAGAAGCGCTCCAGCGGCACCATCACCACCGCCAACCACTTCGACGCCTGGGCCCGCGCCGGCCTGAACCTCGGCAGCAACCACTCGTACCAGATCATGGCCACCGAGGGCTACCAGAGCCAGGGCAGCTCCGACATCAACGTCTGGGAGGGCGGCGGCGGCAACCCGACCACCCCGCCGACCACCGGCAACCCGGGCACCGGCAACTGCACCGCGGTGCTCTCCGCCGGTCAGTCGTGGGGTGACCGCTTCAACCTGAACGTCGCGGTCAGCGGCACCAACAACTGGGTGGTCAGCCTCGGCCTCGGTGGCGGCCAGAGCATCCAGAACAGTTGGAACGCCTCCGTCAGCGGCACCAGCGGCACCGTCACGGCCAGGCCGAACGGCAACGGCAACAACTTCGGCATCACGATCATGGCCAACGGCAACTGGAACTGGCCGACGGTCAGCTGCCGTACCAGCTGA